In one Bryobacteraceae bacterium genomic region, the following are encoded:
- a CDS encoding tetratricopeptide repeat protein: MKRSLFWVALVACLTASCSRTPALPHVGTAGFPAEARELIEAARHAAFSSPDGVAAVVWYGRTLLAYGFDESALPCFERAHSLEPNSPKWTYYLGLIHQRRRDYAKAADYFQLTLERKPADVPSLLRLGDSRSEMQEWQSAVDAYEQALKAEPQTARAQYGMGRALAAMGKDTEAIDRFSRACGIFAKYGAARRALADLYRKSGDEEHAREQISLLNTGSNLEAPQLDPLYTQATDLEKSPRRHTAAGVRLLESGLPKAAILEFRSALAMDPEDLGAHLHAITAYQQVADFGAAQEHFNAAVKHSPDEPLAYLNMARGLIEQGRYQEGTDVAEKVTEFDPENAEAWTLLGDAKSNTGIAEAEPYYRKAWRLAPDSPAANNGLGLIAFAAGNYAVAIKHLVKAQDLPDTHVLPALEALAAAYQATGDTQSAVKAARHVRAVATIHGPREAVERANARLRALGAE; the protein is encoded by the coding sequence ATGAAGCGATCTTTGTTTTGGGTGGCGCTGGTGGCGTGCTTGACGGCATCGTGCTCGCGGACGCCGGCGCTACCGCATGTGGGTACGGCTGGATTCCCGGCGGAAGCACGGGAATTGATTGAAGCCGCGCGGCACGCGGCGTTCTCCTCCCCCGACGGAGTAGCCGCCGTGGTCTGGTACGGGCGAACACTGCTCGCCTACGGATTCGACGAGTCCGCCCTGCCCTGCTTCGAACGGGCGCACTCCCTCGAGCCGAATTCGCCCAAATGGACCTACTACCTCGGCCTGATCCATCAGCGTCGGCGCGACTACGCGAAGGCGGCAGACTACTTCCAACTCACCCTGGAGCGGAAGCCCGCCGACGTGCCGTCTCTGCTTCGCTTGGGCGATTCGCGCTCGGAGATGCAGGAATGGCAGTCGGCTGTGGACGCCTACGAACAGGCGCTCAAGGCGGAGCCGCAGACGGCGCGGGCGCAGTACGGCATGGGACGCGCACTGGCGGCGATGGGAAAGGATACCGAGGCGATTGACCGTTTCAGCCGCGCCTGCGGCATCTTCGCCAAGTACGGAGCCGCGCGGCGCGCGCTGGCGGATCTCTACCGCAAATCCGGCGACGAAGAGCATGCGCGGGAACAGATATCGCTGCTGAACACCGGTTCGAATCTCGAAGCGCCTCAGCTCGATCCCCTTTATACCCAGGCCACGGACCTCGAGAAGTCGCCTCGGCGTCACACTGCGGCGGGCGTGCGGCTACTCGAATCGGGTTTGCCGAAGGCGGCCATCCTCGAGTTCCGGTCCGCCCTGGCGATGGATCCGGAGGACCTCGGCGCCCACCTGCATGCCATCACGGCCTATCAGCAAGTCGCGGACTTCGGCGCGGCGCAGGAGCACTTCAACGCGGCGGTGAAACATAGCCCGGACGAACCGCTGGCATACCTGAATATGGCGCGCGGGTTGATCGAACAGGGGCGCTACCAGGAAGGGACCGACGTTGCCGAGAAGGTGACAGAGTTCGATCCGGAGAACGCCGAGGCTTGGACGCTGCTGGGCGACGCGAAATCGAACACGGGCATCGCCGAAGCGGAGCCGTACTATCGGAAGGCATGGCGGCTGGCGCCGGATTCGCCGGCAGCGAACAACGGGTTAGGGCTGATCGCCTTCGCCGCGGGCAACTATGCCGTAGCGATCAAGCACCTCGTGAAGGCGCAGGATTTGCCGGACACGCACGTGCTGCCGGCACTGGAGGCGTTGGCGGCGGCCTACCAGGCTACTGGTGACACACAGTCGGCCGTGAAAGCGGCGCGGCATGTCCGGGCGGTGGCGACCATCCACGGTCCACGGGAGGCGGTGGAGCGGGCGAATGCGCGATTGAGGGCGCTCGGGGCTGAGTAG
- a CDS encoding type II secretion system F family protein, with protein sequence MIVPALFFILCFATVVALLWSGAHLLTTEENPLDDRLLDLQSASGAPVTTQPSGPRRRATSGLAGQILYLVSMAPGGEDWLHETEAHLQAAGVRRRETIAIYCIGNVLFLIGMLGLFLWLSLDKDFTSILVSLIAGFILGWLLPKQVLYRLEKRYKRRLQEALPDTVDLLGIVLGTGLALDQAMLRVSEEMQHIYPELASEFYTVVMQVKAGQERSKAFNQLVRRSGIEDIKSLSAMIVQSERFGTSLSQALKVYAEALRTRRRLRAEAAIGKAGIKMLIPIVLFILPALFIVTIVPALLSAFRDLRGGIGAR encoded by the coding sequence ATGATCGTACCGGCGCTGTTCTTCATCCTCTGCTTTGCCACCGTGGTGGCGCTGCTGTGGTCCGGCGCGCACCTGCTGACGACGGAAGAGAACCCGCTCGACGATCGGCTGCTCGACCTGCAGTCGGCATCCGGGGCGCCCGTCACCACGCAGCCGTCGGGACCGCGGCGGCGGGCCACATCGGGGTTGGCGGGGCAGATTCTGTACCTGGTTAGCATGGCGCCCGGGGGCGAGGATTGGCTGCACGAGACCGAAGCGCACCTCCAAGCCGCCGGCGTGCGGCGGCGGGAGACTATCGCGATCTATTGCATCGGAAACGTCCTGTTCCTGATCGGGATGTTGGGTTTGTTCCTCTGGCTGAGCCTCGACAAGGATTTCACCTCGATCCTCGTAAGCCTCATCGCCGGGTTCATCCTCGGGTGGCTGCTGCCAAAGCAGGTGCTCTACCGGCTGGAGAAACGATACAAGCGTCGCTTGCAGGAAGCGCTCCCGGACACGGTGGACCTGCTCGGCATCGTCCTCGGAACCGGCTTGGCGCTCGATCAGGCGATGCTGCGCGTCTCCGAAGAAATGCAGCACATCTACCCGGAGCTCGCATCCGAGTTCTACACCGTCGTGATGCAGGTGAAGGCGGGGCAGGAGCGTTCGAAAGCATTCAATCAGCTGGTGCGGCGCAGCGGGATCGAGGACATCAAATCGCTTTCGGCAATGATCGTGCAGAGCGAGCGGTTCGGAACGTCGCTTTCACAGGCACTGAAAGTCTATGCAGAGGCGCTGCGAACGAGGCGCCGGCTGCGGGCGGAGGCGGCCATCGGGAAGGCTGGCATCAAGATGCTGATCCCGATCGTGTTGTTCATTCTACCGGCTTTGTTTATTGTTACAATCGTTCCTGCGCTGCTGAGCGCGTTCCGTGACCTGCGGGGCGGCATTGGCGCGCGCTAG
- a CDS encoding CpaF family protein has product MASRPIPTPAARSGTDRWFAIKTQIHTRLLNSLTAEQLRGLNKEGVRDQIGAVAEKLIAEGSVPMTMAERERLVEEILDEVFGLGPLESLLKDPSVSDIMVNGFDNVYVERGGRLVETNIRFKDAAHVRMIIERIVSNIGRRIDDSSPIVDARLADGSRVCAVIPPLSLIGPVMSIRRFGKKLLTVEDLLKNETFTSGMLDFLSGAVEARLNIIVSGGSGSGKTTMLNTASRFIPDEQRLVTIEDTAELQLQQSHIVRLETRPPNIEGAGAITQRDLVINALRMRPDRIIIGECRGPEAFDMMQAMNTGHDGSMTTVHANTSRDAFSRLETMVMMASQHVPDYVIRQMLSSAVNVVVQMNRLTDGSRKIMSIAEVCETDGHSVRMEDVFVFEREGISQSGKVIGRFRATGYVPECLARLKAYGIHLSPSIFKEEHAVKER; this is encoded by the coding sequence GACCGCGGAGCAGTTGCGCGGGCTGAACAAGGAGGGCGTGCGCGATCAGATCGGCGCCGTGGCGGAGAAGCTCATCGCCGAAGGCTCCGTGCCGATGACAATGGCCGAGCGCGAGCGCCTGGTGGAGGAGATCCTCGACGAGGTGTTCGGGCTGGGGCCGCTCGAATCGTTGCTCAAGGACCCTTCCGTGAGCGACATTATGGTGAACGGGTTCGACAACGTTTACGTCGAACGCGGCGGGCGGTTGGTGGAGACCAACATCAGATTCAAAGACGCGGCGCACGTACGAATGATCATCGAGCGCATCGTTTCGAACATCGGACGCCGCATCGACGATTCGTCGCCGATCGTGGATGCGCGCCTCGCCGACGGAAGCCGCGTCTGCGCGGTGATTCCGCCGCTGAGCCTGATCGGACCCGTGATGTCGATCCGGCGCTTCGGCAAGAAGCTGCTGACCGTGGAAGATCTGCTCAAGAACGAAACGTTCACCTCCGGGATGCTCGACTTCCTCAGCGGCGCGGTGGAAGCGCGGCTGAACATCATCGTTTCCGGCGGATCCGGATCCGGGAAGACCACGATGCTCAACACGGCGTCGCGCTTCATCCCGGACGAGCAGCGCCTGGTCACGATCGAGGATACGGCCGAGCTACAGTTGCAGCAGTCGCACATCGTTCGGCTGGAAACGCGGCCGCCCAACATTGAGGGCGCGGGCGCCATCACTCAGCGAGACCTCGTCATCAACGCCCTCCGCATGCGGCCGGACCGCATTATCATCGGCGAGTGCCGCGGTCCGGAAGCTTTCGATATGATGCAGGCCATGAACACGGGCCACGACGGATCCATGACGACGGTGCACGCCAATACTTCGCGCGACGCGTTTTCCCGCCTCGAAACCATGGTGATGATGGCCTCCCAGCACGTGCCCGACTACGTCATCCGGCAGATGCTGTCGTCGGCGGTAAACGTCGTGGTCCAGATGAACCGGCTTACCGACGGTTCCAGGAAGATCATGTCGATCGCCGAAGTCTGTGAGACCGACGGCCATTCGGTGCGAATGGAGGATGTCTTCGTCTTCGAACGCGAAGGAATCTCACAGTCCGGCAAGGTGATCGGAAGATTCCGCGCCACTGGGTATGTGCCGGAGTGCCTGGCGCGGCTCAAGGCCTACGGAATTCATCTCTCGCCCTCCATCTTCAAGGAGGAGCACGCCGTCAAGGAACGGTAG
- a CDS encoding HU family DNA-binding protein, whose product MIKLDIINEVVNRTGITKTKAEMAVETVFESMKRALGQGERIELRGFGIFNVRPRKTGIGRNPRTGAEVAIPPGKAVRFKPGKELQSL is encoded by the coding sequence GTGATCAAGCTGGACATCATCAATGAAGTCGTCAACCGTACCGGCATCACCAAAACAAAAGCTGAAATGGCTGTTGAGACCGTTTTCGAAAGTATGAAGCGAGCCCTCGGCCAGGGGGAGCGCATTGAACTCCGTGGATTCGGTATCTTCAACGTGCGCCCGCGGAAGACCGGAATTGGGAGAAACCCGCGCACCGGCGCCGAGGTGGCGATCCCGCCGGGCAAGGCCGTTCGTTTCAAACCGGGGAAAGAGCTTCAGTCGCTCTAA
- a CDS encoding glycosyltransferase family 4 protein — MRQLHLDSGRTMRGGQWQVLQLLRGLRKRGAETVLLARGALLARARQEDFAAGELTWGNLLAEAPGSVLIHAHSGGAHTMAAACRLLPWVRSPLFVSRRVAFGPRRGLLSRWKYSRAACFLAVSAHVRDRLTGAGVNPTSIRVVPDGAAPLPRMPWDGRIVALDLRDRKKGGALLRRIGLPFTYISDLETELPGARLLVYLSDSEGLGSAVISAMSAGVPVVASRVGGLKELIEHEVTGLLVENGVEPVESAARRLIDDEALSQRLAAAAFERYAGRYTLERLTDDTCAAYREFSSWK; from the coding sequence ATGCGGCAACTCCATCTCGACAGCGGACGGACCATGCGCGGCGGCCAGTGGCAGGTGCTGCAACTCCTGCGCGGCCTTCGCAAGCGGGGCGCCGAAACGGTTCTGCTGGCTCGCGGCGCTCTTCTTGCGCGGGCCCGCCAGGAGGACTTCGCCGCCGGCGAACTCACGTGGGGGAATCTCCTCGCCGAGGCGCCAGGGTCCGTGCTGATCCACGCTCATTCCGGCGGCGCCCACACGATGGCCGCAGCGTGCCGCCTCCTGCCCTGGGTTCGTTCCCCCCTTTTCGTCTCGCGCCGCGTGGCGTTCGGCCCGCGGCGCGGCCTGCTTTCGCGCTGGAAGTACTCGCGTGCAGCCTGCTTCCTCGCCGTCTCCGCCCACGTGCGGGATCGCCTGACGGGCGCCGGCGTCAACCCAACCTCGATCCGTGTCGTCCCCGACGGCGCCGCGCCGCTTCCACGCATGCCCTGGGACGGTCGCATCGTCGCGCTGGACCTTCGCGACCGCAAGAAGGGCGGCGCGCTTCTCCGGCGGATCGGCCTTCCCTTCACCTACATCTCCGATCTCGAAACCGAACTGCCAGGCGCGCGCCTCCTTGTCTACCTGAGCGACAGCGAGGGGCTCGGTTCGGCAGTGATCTCGGCGATGTCGGCCGGCGTGCCCGTGGTTGCCAGCCGCGTCGGCGGACTCAAGGAGTTGATCGAACACGAGGTCACGGGGTTGCTCGTCGAAAACGGGGTAGAGCCCGTGGAAAGCGCGGCCCGCCGCCTGATCGACGATGAGGCGCTATCGCAGCGGCTCGCCGCTGCCGCTTTCGAGCGATACGCAGGGCGCTACACGCTGGAACGCCTTACCGACGACACCTGCGCCGCCTACCGTGAGTTCTCCTCATGGAAGTAG
- a CDS encoding site-2 protease family protein, translating to MRRVLVVWPRPKYWLHALLLLCTFATTTVVGAWLQYDFDNNLPSYNAQDLDFIAGFVTDPARLASGLPFSVSLLVILLAHEMGHYFACRYYRVDATLPFFLPAPTPIGTLGAFIRIRSPIGSLRELFDIGVSGPIAGFVFVAPLMAIGLALGKVLPGIREEGGLIPGRPALEYLLAAAIFPGVSADDIYPHPVARAAWVGALATALNLFPIGQLDGGHILYSFSRRLHRRLSLILIGVLILLGWRYSPSWLVWAALLAVFALRHPSVFDTRPLGRGRRWLGLFAAVMLALTFCLVPIREGAGLQ from the coding sequence ATGAGGAGAGTGCTAGTCGTGTGGCCGCGCCCCAAATACTGGCTTCACGCACTCCTGCTGCTGTGCACCTTCGCGACAACCACTGTCGTGGGGGCGTGGCTCCAGTACGATTTCGACAACAATCTGCCGTCCTACAACGCGCAGGATCTCGATTTCATCGCGGGCTTCGTGACGGATCCGGCGCGGCTGGCCTCCGGCCTGCCGTTCTCCGTCTCCCTGCTTGTGATTCTGCTGGCGCACGAAATGGGCCACTATTTCGCCTGCCGGTATTACCGCGTGGATGCCACGCTTCCCTTCTTTCTTCCCGCGCCCACGCCCATCGGCACACTCGGCGCATTCATCCGGATCCGCTCTCCGATCGGAAGTCTTCGGGAGTTGTTCGACATCGGGGTGTCTGGTCCGATCGCCGGATTCGTGTTCGTAGCGCCGTTGATGGCGATTGGACTCGCACTCGGCAAGGTACTGCCGGGCATTCGCGAGGAAGGCGGACTGATCCCTGGCCGTCCCGCCCTCGAATACCTGCTCGCGGCCGCTATCTTCCCTGGAGTTTCCGCCGACGACATCTATCCCCACCCGGTGGCGCGGGCCGCGTGGGTGGGGGCGCTCGCAACGGCTCTCAACCTGTTTCCCATCGGCCAGCTAGACGGCGGCCACATCCTCTACTCGTTCTCCAGGCGGCTTCATCGCCGGCTGTCTCTGATCTTGATCGGAGTCCTGATTCTGCTCGGCTGGCGCTACAGTCCGAGTTGGCTGGTGTGGGCGGCGCTGCTCGCCGTGTTCGCGCTGCGCCATCCTTCGGTGTTCGACACGCGGCCCCTTGGCCGCGGTCGCCGATGGCTTGGTCTGTTCGCGGCGGTGATGCTCGCTTTGACCTTCTGTCTCGTGCCGATCCGCGAGGGAGCCGGACTCCAGTGA
- a CDS encoding prepilin peptidase — MEVELIAIAACAGMLLGSFLNVCIHRWPRDLSVVWPGSHCVVCSHRLAWYDNVPVISYLLLGRRCRHCLTAISWRYPAVEAFVALLFAAAVWRWGWSAAAAKFALFSFLQVGMIFSDLETRLLPDEFTKGGIVLGFLAALLLPFRGGVGELLWPSPAWAGSLVEAALGAGLTSGALWAMGAIYMRIRDKEGLGFGDVKMVAMIGAFLGLSGALMTLLAGGVAASVIGGVYIHVAKRDAGTFELPFGTFLGLSAIAVAFRA; from the coding sequence ATGGAAGTAGAACTCATCGCGATCGCCGCTTGCGCCGGGATGCTGCTCGGCAGCTTTCTGAACGTCTGCATTCACCGCTGGCCACGCGATCTCTCCGTCGTATGGCCTGGCTCCCACTGCGTTGTCTGCTCGCATCGCCTCGCCTGGTACGACAACGTTCCAGTGATAAGCTACCTGCTCCTCGGCCGGCGCTGCCGCCATTGCCTCACCGCGATCTCATGGCGGTACCCGGCCGTCGAAGCCTTTGTAGCGCTGCTGTTCGCCGCCGCAGTGTGGCGCTGGGGATGGTCGGCCGCCGCTGCCAAGTTCGCTCTGTTTTCGTTCCTCCAAGTGGGGATGATCTTCTCCGACCTCGAGACCCGTCTCCTCCCCGATGAGTTCACCAAGGGCGGCATCGTGCTCGGCTTCCTGGCCGCGCTGCTGCTCCCGTTTCGCGGCGGCGTCGGCGAACTGCTCTGGCCGTCACCCGCGTGGGCCGGTTCGCTGGTTGAAGCCGCGCTGGGCGCCGGACTCACCAGCGGCGCGCTCTGGGCGATGGGCGCCATCTACATGCGGATTCGCGACAAAGAGGGGCTGGGTTTCGGTGACGTTAAGATGGTGGCGATGATCGGCGCTTTCCTCGGACTGTCAGGCGCACTGATGACGTTGCTTGCCGGTGGCGTGGCGGCCTCCGTGATCGGGGGCGTCTACATCCACGTGGCGAAAAGGGACGCCGGCACTTTCGAACTGCCGTTTGGAACTTTTCTGGGCCTGTCGGCGATCGCTGTCGCTTTCCGTGCGTAG
- a CDS encoding flavin reductase family protein — protein MSRTPPPLADFDAFRRACGRFATGIAIATIADASGAPQGMTVNSFTSVSADPALVLICVDFGCNLLPAFQTASHYGINVLSERQQDLSDRFACRGHDRFDGVDWYAGETGVPLLRGSLAHLECGVKQVVDAGDHSILLGQVHYAHVFSGRPLLYFESAYRRLD, from the coding sequence GTGTCAAGGACACCCCCGCCGCTTGCCGATTTCGATGCCTTTCGCCGGGCCTGCGGGCGCTTCGCCACCGGGATCGCGATCGCCACGATCGCGGATGCGTCCGGCGCCCCGCAGGGCATGACGGTGAACTCGTTCACCTCGGTATCGGCCGATCCAGCCCTGGTTCTGATTTGCGTCGATTTCGGCTGTAACCTGCTGCCGGCCTTTCAGACCGCGAGTCACTACGGCATCAACGTGCTCTCCGAGAGGCAGCAGGATTTGTCCGACCGGTTCGCCTGCCGCGGGCACGACCGGTTCGACGGCGTCGACTGGTACGCTGGCGAAACCGGCGTCCCCCTTCTTCGCGGGTCCCTTGCTCACCTCGAATGCGGGGTGAAGCAGGTGGTTGACGCCGGAGATCATTCCATTCTCCTCGGGCAAGTCCACTACGCGCACGTTTTCTCCGGCCGCCCCCTCCTATACTTCGAGAGCGCCTACCGCCGATTAGATTAG
- a CDS encoding glycosyltransferase family 2 protein: MKISAAIIAQDEERNIARAIESLRCCDEIVVVDSGSIDRTREIAQNLGARVIEASWPGYAAQKNYASDRATHDWILSIDADESLSEALEAEIWQLKKCGPRHHAYTMPRLAQYLGRWILHSGWYPDRKVRLFHRGKARWEGDYVHESVRVTGSVGHLESNLLHFTCDSLAEHLRTMDRYTTLAAEQMVALKQDVGWARLVADPMWTFVRTYFLQQGFRDGVEGLCIAYMAAFYNFAKYAKARFMRPGRE; encoded by the coding sequence GTGAAGATTTCCGCCGCCATCATCGCCCAGGACGAAGAACGCAATATCGCCCGGGCCATCGAAAGCCTTCGCTGCTGCGATGAGATCGTCGTCGTCGATTCGGGCTCCATCGACCGCACCCGTGAAATCGCGCAGAACCTTGGCGCGCGGGTGATTGAAGCGTCCTGGCCCGGCTACGCCGCACAGAAGAACTACGCCTCCGACCGCGCGACCCACGACTGGATCCTCTCCATCGACGCAGATGAGTCCTTGAGCGAAGCCCTCGAAGCCGAGATCTGGCAGCTCAAGAAGTGCGGCCCCCGCCATCATGCATACACCATGCCGCGGCTCGCCCAGTATCTTGGCCGCTGGATCCTCCATTCCGGCTGGTACCCGGATCGCAAGGTCCGCCTGTTTCACCGCGGCAAGGCCCGTTGGGAAGGCGACTACGTTCATGAGTCGGTAAGGGTGACCGGTTCGGTGGGCCACCTCGAATCCAACCTTCTTCACTTCACCTGCGATTCGCTGGCGGAGCATCTTCGCACGATGGATCGCTACACGACCCTCGCCGCCGAGCAGATGGTGGCTCTGAAGCAGGATGTCGGCTGGGCGCGTCTCGTCGCTGATCCCATGTGGACGTTCGTCCGCACCTACTTCCTTCAGCAGGGATTCCGCGACGGTGTGGAAGGCCTTTGCATTGCCTACATGGCCGCCTTCTACAACTTCGCCAAATACGCCAAGGCGCGGTTCATGAGGCCGGGCCGAGAGTAG
- a CDS encoding type II secretion system F family protein — MGFLILAFAIFTGALLIAAHYAFTVPRHKEADALAGRMRELRIRSGQRTRAGGDLMRREQKGTFAFLSDFVAWLGVLRRLQEVIDQANLRYRAVDVAAVTAIIFIGLWLLLGLMGLDMFLLRLLVGSLFALIPIGFISFKRSKRISKFEEQLPDAIDLFNRSMKAGHTIHSGLETIANETSDPVRMEFKKVVEELGLGSQIDAALLNLGRRIPIIDLKFFITGLILQRQTGANMVEVLENLSLLIRERLNMTAKMKAHTSQQRLSAAILCALPVVLGTVFWIMRPEMMSMLVNDDTGKIFFTYGIISEIIGILLIRKVANPKF, encoded by the coding sequence ATGGGGTTCTTGATACTCGCATTCGCGATCTTTACCGGCGCGCTGCTCATCGCGGCGCACTACGCGTTTACGGTGCCGCGGCACAAGGAAGCCGACGCGCTCGCCGGCCGCATGCGCGAGTTACGGATCCGGAGCGGGCAGCGGACTCGGGCCGGAGGCGACTTGATGCGGCGTGAACAAAAAGGCACGTTCGCGTTCTTATCCGATTTCGTGGCGTGGCTGGGCGTACTGCGCCGTCTGCAGGAGGTGATCGACCAGGCAAATCTCCGCTACCGGGCCGTGGACGTGGCGGCGGTAACCGCTATTATCTTCATCGGGCTGTGGCTTTTGCTGGGCCTCATGGGGCTCGACATGTTCCTGCTGCGGCTCCTGGTGGGCTCCCTATTCGCGTTGATTCCAATCGGGTTCATTTCGTTCAAGCGGTCCAAGCGCATTTCGAAATTCGAGGAGCAGCTTCCGGACGCGATCGATCTCTTCAACCGGTCCATGAAGGCGGGCCACACGATCCACTCCGGGCTGGAGACGATCGCCAATGAGACGTCGGACCCGGTGCGGATGGAGTTTAAGAAGGTGGTCGAGGAACTCGGGCTCGGCTCTCAGATCGACGCGGCTTTGCTCAACCTCGGCCGGCGAATTCCAATCATCGACCTGAAGTTCTTCATCACCGGGCTGATCCTCCAGCGGCAGACCGGGGCGAACATGGTGGAAGTGCTCGAGAACCTGTCGCTTCTGATCCGCGAACGGTTGAACATGACGGCGAAGATGAAAGCGCACACGTCGCAGCAGCGGCTGTCGGCGGCGATCCTGTGCGCGCTGCCGGTCGTGCTCGGAACCGTGTTCTGGATCATGCGCCCGGAGATGATGAGCATGCTGGTGAACGACGACACAGGGAAGATCTTCTTCACGTACGGAATCATCTCGGAGATCATCGGGATCCTTCTCATCCGGAAGGTGGCCAACCCGAAGTTTTAG
- a CDS encoding DSD1 family PLP-dependent enzyme, producing the protein MMNRRQFAAALAAAPGILRGAGSYTWAEVDKMIAHGDVKGKLTRADLPTPALILDLDAFEYNVTKMTSHAKASGRALRPHGKTHKCPEIAKRLVAAGAVGACAAKLSEAEVFARHGIRGLLVTTAIVGKYKIERAAALAKSAPDTMFVVDNIQNANDLDAAARAAKVKFNLAVDLWVGKRTGIACGEPAVALVEGLAPLKNIRFAGIQAYAGGASHVTGFEKRTASSREIMSQAVETRRMLERKGIACNLLTGGSTGTYNIDSEIEGISELQPGSFVFMDIDYNRIGGKDGEFYGDFKNSLAVYTTVVSKPNDDLAVVDGGLKVFSTDKPFMPETRTRKDIKYGWGGDEHGRLSGAGVKALQVGDKADFVIPHCDPTVNLHDRLYCVRGDSVEAVWQIAARGMSA; encoded by the coding sequence ATGATGAACCGGCGGCAATTTGCCGCGGCGCTTGCCGCGGCTCCAGGCATCCTGCGAGGGGCAGGAAGCTACACGTGGGCCGAAGTGGACAAGATGATCGCGCACGGCGACGTCAAGGGTAAGCTCACTCGCGCCGACCTCCCCACCCCGGCGCTGATCCTCGACCTCGACGCCTTCGAGTACAATGTCACGAAAATGACCTCCCATGCGAAGGCCAGCGGACGCGCGCTCCGGCCGCATGGCAAGACGCACAAGTGCCCCGAGATCGCGAAACGCCTCGTGGCCGCCGGCGCGGTGGGCGCTTGCGCGGCCAAGCTCAGCGAAGCCGAGGTGTTCGCCCGCCACGGCATCCGCGGTCTGCTTGTCACTACGGCGATCGTCGGCAAGTACAAGATCGAGCGCGCCGCCGCGCTCGCCAAATCCGCTCCGGACACGATGTTCGTCGTAGACAACATCCAGAACGCCAACGATCTCGACGCCGCGGCCCGGGCCGCCAAGGTGAAGTTCAACCTTGCCGTCGATCTCTGGGTCGGCAAGCGGACCGGCATTGCCTGCGGAGAGCCCGCCGTCGCGCTCGTCGAGGGCCTCGCTCCGCTGAAGAACATCCGGTTCGCCGGCATTCAGGCCTACGCCGGCGGCGCCTCCCACGTCACCGGTTTCGAAAAGCGCACCGCCTCGTCCCGCGAGATCATGTCCCAGGCCGTCGAGACGCGCCGCATGCTCGAGCGCAAAGGCATCGCCTGCAATCTGCTTACCGGCGGTTCCACCGGGACCTACAACATCGATTCGGAGATTGAAGGCATCAGCGAACTACAGCCGGGCAGCTTCGTCTTTATGGACATCGACTACAACCGGATCGGTGGCAAGGATGGCGAGTTCTATGGCGACTTCAAGAACTCCCTCGCCGTCTACACCACCGTCGTCAGCAAGCCGAATGACGACCTCGCCGTTGTGGACGGCGGCCTCAAGGTCTTCTCAACGGACAAGCCCTTCATGCCTGAGACCCGCACCCGCAAGGACATCAAGTACGGTTGGGGCGGCGACGAGCACGGCCGGTTGTCCGGAGCCGGCGTGAAGGCGCTCCAGGTTGGCGACAAGGCGGATTTCGTGATTCCTCATTGCGACCCCACGGTCAACCTCCACGATCGCCTCTACTGCGTCCGCGGCGATAGCGTCGAAGCAGTATGGCAAATCGCGGCGAGGGGAATGTCGGCCTAG